In the Dolichospermum flos-aquae CCAP 1403/13F genome, CCAGGAAATCCTCCTCCCCGTTTATTTCGTTTGCCTTTAGATCAAGCGGCACTTAACCGGATGGGTTTTAATAATGCTGGTGCTGTCGCAATGGCCGCAAGATTAACAGAGGCAAAACAACATTTAATTTACCCAATCCCAATACCGATAGGAATAAACTTAGGTAAGTCTAAGATAACATCCTTGGAACTAGCAGCGCAGGATTATCTAGAGAGTTTTCGATTACTGAAGGATTTGGGTGATTATTTTGTAGTTAATGTTTCCTCTCCCAATACACCGGGATTGCGATCGCTCCAGGATGCTACCATGCTCAGTCAAATCTTGGATATGCTACAGCAGGAAAACATTGCACAGAAACCGATATTTGTGAAGATAGCCCCCGATTTAGAATGGGAAGCAATATCTGACATTATTGCTCTGGTTAAAACCTACCGAATTGCTGGTTTAATCGCCACCAACACCACGATTAGCCGGGAAGGACTCAAAACCCAAATTATTGAAAAAACTGGTAAATCCCCCCAAGAGGAAGCGGGAGGAATTAGCGGAAAACCAGTGAGAGATCGCTCCACAGAAGTAATTCGCTTCATTTACCAACAAACCCAAGGGCAAATGCCTATCATTGGTGTAGGTGGTATATTTACCGCTGAAGATGCTTGGGAAAAAATCACAGCCGGTGCTTGTCTTATTCAAACTTATACAGGCTGGATCTATGAAGGACCAATGATGGTACGCCGGATCATGTCCGGTTTATTAACCAAGCTAGAAGAAAATGGACTAACATCCATCTGTCAAGCGATTGGGATTGGTCAGTAGGGGCGAAGCATTTGGAAGATAAATTATCGGTCATTGCCAAAAATAGTTATCCAAATGCTTCGCCCGTACAGTAGTTAGTTGTTAGTAGGGGCGAAGCATTTGGAAGATAAATTATCGGTCATTGCCAAAAATAGTTATCCAAATGC is a window encoding:
- a CDS encoding quinone-dependent dihydroorotate dehydrogenase — its product is MDIYKALVSHVLFTLVKTEPEWLHKQTIGSLNWLSKASYYPYTNWLNNLLQQYLCLNDPRLEQTILGMKFPNPLGLAAGFDKDGVGANIWHNFGFGFAELGTVTYHPQPGNPPPRLFRLPLDQAALNRMGFNNAGAVAMAARLTEAKQHLIYPIPIPIGINLGKSKITSLELAAQDYLESFRLLKDLGDYFVVNVSSPNTPGLRSLQDATMLSQILDMLQQENIAQKPIFVKIAPDLEWEAISDIIALVKTYRIAGLIATNTTISREGLKTQIIEKTGKSPQEEAGGISGKPVRDRSTEVIRFIYQQTQGQMPIIGVGGIFTAEDAWEKITAGACLIQTYTGWIYEGPMMVRRIMSGLLTKLEENGLTSICQAIGIGQ